In Aptenodytes patagonicus chromosome 8, bAptPat1.pri.cur, whole genome shotgun sequence, a genomic segment contains:
- the CRBN gene encoding protein cereblon isoform X1 — translation MAAEEGGGEPRNNMGNHLQLVPAESEEEDDNEMEVEDQDSKEAEKPNIINFDTSLPTSHVYLGSDMEEFHGRTVHDDDSCQVIPVLPHVMVMLIPGQTLPLQLFRPQEVSMVRNLIQKDRTFAVLAYSNVREREAHFGTTAEIYAYREEQEYGIETVKVKAIGRQRFKVLEIRTQSDGIQQAKVQILPERVLPSTMSAVQLQSLSRCHIFPSSKPTAWQDRAIHQWWQKYQKRKFHCASLTSWPPWLYSLYDAETLMERVKRQLHEWDENLKDESLPTNPIDFSYRVAACLPIDDALRIQLLKIGSAVQRLRCELDIMNKCTSLCCKQCQDTEITTKNEIFSLSLCGPMAAYVNPHGYIHETLTVYKACNLNLSGRPSTEHSWFPGYAWTIAQCRICGNHMGWKFTATKKDMSPQKFWGLTRSALLPRIPETEEDSGHDRSPLLCL, via the exons ATGGCCGCCGAGGAAGGAGGTGGCGAGCCCCGTAACAACATGGGGAACCACCTACAGCTGGTGCCCG CAGAGAGCGAGGAAGAGGATGACAATGAAATGGAAGTTGAAGATCAAGATAGTAAAGAAGCTGAAAAGCCAAACATCATTAATTTTGACACCAGTTTGCCAACATCACATGTG TATTTAGGTTCTGATATGGAAGAGTTTCATGGAAGAACGGTACATGATGATGACAGCTGTCAGGTGATTCCAGTGTTGCCCCACGTGATGGTGATGTTGATTCCTGGACAGACGTTACCTCTTCAGCTTTTTCGCCCTCAAGAGGTTAGCATGGTGCGGAATTTAATTCAGAAAGACAGAACGTTTGCTGTTCTTGCATACAG TAACGTACGTGAAAGGGAAGCACATTTTGGAACAACAGCAGAAATATATGCCTACAGAGAAGAGCAGGAGTATGGAATTGAAACAGTCAAAGTGAAAGCAATAGGAAGACAGAGGTTCAAGGTGCTTGAAATAAGAACTCAGTCAGATGG aatccAGCAGGCTAAAGTACAAATCCTTCCTGAGCGAGTGCTGCCTTCAACAATGTCAGCAGTACAGCTGCAGTCTCTCAGCCGATGCCATATATTTCCTTCTTCAAAACCTACAGCGTGGCAGGACCGAGCTATACATCAATGGTGGCAGAAATATCAAAAG aGGAAGTTCCACTGTGCAAGTTTGACATCTTGGCCTCCCTGGCTCTACTCTTTATATGATGCT GAAACCTTGATGGAAAGAGTCAAGAGGCAGCTACATGAATGGGATGAAAATCTTAAAGATGAATCTCTTCCAACAAACCCAATAG ATTTTTCTTACAGAGTTGCTGCTTGCCTGCCAATTGATGATGCATTGCGTATACAGTTGCTTAAAATAGGTAGTGCTGTTCAGCGACTCCGGTGTGAATTAGATATTATGAACAAA tgTACATCTCTTTGTTGTAAGCAATGCCAAGATACAGAAATAACTACCAAGAATGAAATATTCAG TTTATCCTTATGTGGACCCATGGCAGCATATGTGAATCCTCACGGGTACATCCATGAAACCCTTACTGTATATAAAGCCTGCAACTTGAATCTCAGTGGACGACCATCGACAGAGCACAGCTGGTTTCCTGG GTATGCCTGGACTATAGCCCAGTGCAGAATCTGTGGGAACCATATGGGATGGAAGTTCACAGCTACCAAAAAGGATATGTCACCTCAGAAATTCTGGGGACTGACACGGTCTGCTCTCCTGCCTCGGATTCCAGAAACAGAGGAAGACTCGGGCCACGATAGATCACCGTTACTCTGCCTGTAA
- the CRBN gene encoding protein cereblon isoform X3, with translation MAAEEGGGEPRNNMGNHLQLVPAESEEEDDNEMEVEDQDSKEAEKPNIINFDTSLPTSHVYLGSDMEEFHGRTVHDDDSCQVIPVLPHVMVMLIPGQTLPLQLFRPQEVSMVRNLIQKDRTFAVLAYSNVREREAHFGTTAEIYAYREEQEYGIETVKVKAIGRQRFKVLEIRTQSDGIQQAKVQILPERVLPSTMSAVQLQSLSRCHIFPSSKPTAWQDRAIHQWWQKYQKCTSLCCKQCQDTEITTKNEIFSLSLCGPMAAYVNPHGYIHETLTVYKACNLNLSGRPSTEHSWFPGYAWTIAQCRICGNHMGWKFTATKKDMSPQKFWGLTRSALLPRIPETEEDSGHDRSPLLCL, from the exons ATGGCCGCCGAGGAAGGAGGTGGCGAGCCCCGTAACAACATGGGGAACCACCTACAGCTGGTGCCCG CAGAGAGCGAGGAAGAGGATGACAATGAAATGGAAGTTGAAGATCAAGATAGTAAAGAAGCTGAAAAGCCAAACATCATTAATTTTGACACCAGTTTGCCAACATCACATGTG TATTTAGGTTCTGATATGGAAGAGTTTCATGGAAGAACGGTACATGATGATGACAGCTGTCAGGTGATTCCAGTGTTGCCCCACGTGATGGTGATGTTGATTCCTGGACAGACGTTACCTCTTCAGCTTTTTCGCCCTCAAGAGGTTAGCATGGTGCGGAATTTAATTCAGAAAGACAGAACGTTTGCTGTTCTTGCATACAG TAACGTACGTGAAAGGGAAGCACATTTTGGAACAACAGCAGAAATATATGCCTACAGAGAAGAGCAGGAGTATGGAATTGAAACAGTCAAAGTGAAAGCAATAGGAAGACAGAGGTTCAAGGTGCTTGAAATAAGAACTCAGTCAGATGG aatccAGCAGGCTAAAGTACAAATCCTTCCTGAGCGAGTGCTGCCTTCAACAATGTCAGCAGTACAGCTGCAGTCTCTCAGCCGATGCCATATATTTCCTTCTTCAAAACCTACAGCGTGGCAGGACCGAGCTATACATCAATGGTGGCAGAAATATCAAAAG tgTACATCTCTTTGTTGTAAGCAATGCCAAGATACAGAAATAACTACCAAGAATGAAATATTCAG TTTATCCTTATGTGGACCCATGGCAGCATATGTGAATCCTCACGGGTACATCCATGAAACCCTTACTGTATATAAAGCCTGCAACTTGAATCTCAGTGGACGACCATCGACAGAGCACAGCTGGTTTCCTGG GTATGCCTGGACTATAGCCCAGTGCAGAATCTGTGGGAACCATATGGGATGGAAGTTCACAGCTACCAAAAAGGATATGTCACCTCAGAAATTCTGGGGACTGACACGGTCTGCTCTCCTGCCTCGGATTCCAGAAACAGAGGAAGACTCGGGCCACGATAGATCACCGTTACTCTGCCTGTAA
- the CRBN gene encoding protein cereblon isoform X2: MAAEEGGGEPRNNMGNHLQLVPESEEEDDNEMEVEDQDSKEAEKPNIINFDTSLPTSHVYLGSDMEEFHGRTVHDDDSCQVIPVLPHVMVMLIPGQTLPLQLFRPQEVSMVRNLIQKDRTFAVLAYSNVREREAHFGTTAEIYAYREEQEYGIETVKVKAIGRQRFKVLEIRTQSDGIQQAKVQILPERVLPSTMSAVQLQSLSRCHIFPSSKPTAWQDRAIHQWWQKYQKRKFHCASLTSWPPWLYSLYDAETLMERVKRQLHEWDENLKDESLPTNPIDFSYRVAACLPIDDALRIQLLKIGSAVQRLRCELDIMNKCTSLCCKQCQDTEITTKNEIFSLSLCGPMAAYVNPHGYIHETLTVYKACNLNLSGRPSTEHSWFPGYAWTIAQCRICGNHMGWKFTATKKDMSPQKFWGLTRSALLPRIPETEEDSGHDRSPLLCL; this comes from the exons ATGGCCGCCGAGGAAGGAGGTGGCGAGCCCCGTAACAACATGGGGAACCACCTACAGCTGGTGCCCG AGAGCGAGGAAGAGGATGACAATGAAATGGAAGTTGAAGATCAAGATAGTAAAGAAGCTGAAAAGCCAAACATCATTAATTTTGACACCAGTTTGCCAACATCACATGTG TATTTAGGTTCTGATATGGAAGAGTTTCATGGAAGAACGGTACATGATGATGACAGCTGTCAGGTGATTCCAGTGTTGCCCCACGTGATGGTGATGTTGATTCCTGGACAGACGTTACCTCTTCAGCTTTTTCGCCCTCAAGAGGTTAGCATGGTGCGGAATTTAATTCAGAAAGACAGAACGTTTGCTGTTCTTGCATACAG TAACGTACGTGAAAGGGAAGCACATTTTGGAACAACAGCAGAAATATATGCCTACAGAGAAGAGCAGGAGTATGGAATTGAAACAGTCAAAGTGAAAGCAATAGGAAGACAGAGGTTCAAGGTGCTTGAAATAAGAACTCAGTCAGATGG aatccAGCAGGCTAAAGTACAAATCCTTCCTGAGCGAGTGCTGCCTTCAACAATGTCAGCAGTACAGCTGCAGTCTCTCAGCCGATGCCATATATTTCCTTCTTCAAAACCTACAGCGTGGCAGGACCGAGCTATACATCAATGGTGGCAGAAATATCAAAAG aGGAAGTTCCACTGTGCAAGTTTGACATCTTGGCCTCCCTGGCTCTACTCTTTATATGATGCT GAAACCTTGATGGAAAGAGTCAAGAGGCAGCTACATGAATGGGATGAAAATCTTAAAGATGAATCTCTTCCAACAAACCCAATAG ATTTTTCTTACAGAGTTGCTGCTTGCCTGCCAATTGATGATGCATTGCGTATACAGTTGCTTAAAATAGGTAGTGCTGTTCAGCGACTCCGGTGTGAATTAGATATTATGAACAAA tgTACATCTCTTTGTTGTAAGCAATGCCAAGATACAGAAATAACTACCAAGAATGAAATATTCAG TTTATCCTTATGTGGACCCATGGCAGCATATGTGAATCCTCACGGGTACATCCATGAAACCCTTACTGTATATAAAGCCTGCAACTTGAATCTCAGTGGACGACCATCGACAGAGCACAGCTGGTTTCCTGG GTATGCCTGGACTATAGCCCAGTGCAGAATCTGTGGGAACCATATGGGATGGAAGTTCACAGCTACCAAAAAGGATATGTCACCTCAGAAATTCTGGGGACTGACACGGTCTGCTCTCCTGCCTCGGATTCCAGAAACAGAGGAAGACTCGGGCCACGATAGATCACCGTTACTCTGCCTGTAA